In one Methanomassiliicoccales archaeon genomic region, the following are encoded:
- a CDS encoding toprim domain-containing protein, whose translation MMRRPKEALEQLTAILDELESRPEDVVLLVEGKRDRGALNLLGVRGEIIQVQSSDGILGIAEDLALRKKKAIILTDWDRKGGQLCLLLKNALRANAIEHEATTRSRLVHVVGGEIKDVESLPSFFSRLVAQVNGPAAVES comes from the coding sequence ATGATGCGCCGGCCGAAAGAGGCGTTGGAACAGCTCACGGCCATTCTGGATGAGCTGGAATCCAGACCTGAAGATGTGGTGCTGCTGGTAGAGGGCAAACGTGACCGGGGCGCATTGAACCTGTTGGGCGTGAGGGGAGAGATCATACAGGTTCAATCAAGCGACGGGATATTGGGCATAGCGGAGGACCTGGCGCTCAGGAAGAAGAAAGCCATCATCCTCACCGACTGGGATAGGAAGGGAGGACAGCTCTGCCTTTTGTTGAAGAACGCTCTGAGGGCGAACGCCATCGAGCATGAGGCGACCACCCGTTCCCGCCTGGTCCACGTGGTGGGAGGGGAGATAAAGGATGTCGAATCCCTGCCCTCGTTCTTCTCAAGACTGGTGGCCCAGGTCAATGGACCGGCCGCGGTCGAATCCTGA
- the gcvPA gene encoding aminomethyl-transferring glycine dehydrogenase subunit GcvPA: MTIDGRMLKELGIGDVEALFADIPKDIRKDRFDLPDGLDEREVVRAIREMLSADLNSEKAPCFLGAGIYDHFIPAAVKSIVMRSEFITAYTPYEAEISQGMLHSMFEYQSLVSELTGMDVVNSSNYDASTALGEAATMCHRILPKKRFLIPEAMSWEKKSVLRNYLRGPGLEAVEYGYDPYTGGLDPVSLAEKMDDNVCGVYAEVPNFFGTIDPAVMRLKEMFPSVPVVIGVDPISLGLLTPPGEYGADIVIGEGQSLGSPMNFGGPLLGIFACRKEHVRKMPGRLIGMTRDNAGERAFCMTLQTREQHIRRSKATSNICTNEALMAVAAAVYLSVVGPKGLEAIAKANISNARNLMTRIDELPGFDAPAFKAYHFNEFVVRTSVRPEKLNKHLARKGIIGGLDLGRHIPRMNEHMLFATTEMHSEEDHDKLIAALREVA; this comes from the coding sequence ATGACCATCGACGGCAGGATGTTGAAGGAGCTGGGCATCGGGGACGTGGAAGCACTTTTCGCCGATATCCCGAAGGATATCCGGAAGGACCGGTTCGATCTGCCAGATGGTCTTGACGAACGCGAAGTGGTCAGGGCCATAAGGGAGATGCTGTCGGCCGACCTGAACTCGGAAAAGGCCCCCTGCTTCCTTGGGGCGGGGATCTACGACCATTTCATCCCGGCAGCCGTCAAGAGCATCGTCATGCGCTCGGAGTTCATCACCGCCTACACGCCCTATGAGGCCGAGATAAGCCAGGGTATGCTCCATTCCATGTTCGAGTACCAGAGCCTGGTCTCTGAGCTCACCGGAATGGACGTGGTCAATTCATCGAACTATGATGCCTCGACGGCGCTGGGCGAGGCGGCCACGATGTGTCATCGTATCCTCCCGAAGAAACGGTTCCTGATCCCGGAGGCCATGTCCTGGGAGAAGAAGAGCGTCCTTCGCAACTATCTCCGGGGTCCTGGCCTGGAAGCGGTCGAATATGGCTATGACCCATACACCGGCGGCCTCGACCCCGTTTCTCTCGCGGAGAAGATGGACGACAACGTCTGCGGAGTCTATGCCGAGGTACCGAACTTCTTCGGTACCATCGATCCGGCGGTCATGCGGCTCAAGGAGATGTTTCCGAGCGTGCCTGTGGTCATAGGCGTGGACCCAATCTCCCTCGGGTTGCTCACTCCTCCCGGAGAGTACGGGGCGGACATCGTGATAGGCGAAGGCCAATCACTCGGGTCCCCGATGAACTTCGGCGGCCCCCTTCTGGGCATCTTCGCCTGCCGGAAGGAACATGTCAGGAAGATGCCTGGACGCCTGATCGGTATGACCAGGGACAATGCCGGGGAAAGGGCGTTCTGCATGACCCTGCAGACCAGGGAACAGCACATCCGCCGGTCAAAGGCGACATCGAACATCTGTACCAATGAGGCACTGATGGCGGTGGCGGCGGCGGTCTACCTGAGCGTGGTCGGACCGAAAGGGCTGGAGGCGATCGCCAAGGCCAACATCAGCAATGCCAGGAACCTGATGACCAGGATCGATGAGCTCCCCGGGTTCGACGCCCCGGCCTTCAAGGCATACCATTTCAACGAGTTCGTAGTCCGCACCAGCGTCCGGCCGGAAAAGCTCAACAAGCATCTCGCCAGGAAAGGGATCATCGGCGGTCTCGATCTGGGACGCCATATACCCCGCATGAACGAGCACATGCTGTTCGCCACCACCGAAATGCACTCCGAGGAGGACCACGACAAACTGATCGCCGCCCTCCGGGAGGTGGCGTGA